The proteins below come from a single candidate division KSB1 bacterium genomic window:
- a CDS encoding citrate transporter: METIRIGCILFLFIVFAGAMFLRKLPALICLPCMAFLIPLVAGVNIADVVQLVVGEGALRLHNAYSVALFGSMLSVLLQKTGVADSLIKKGAELAGDSPLVVALTMLGLITLLFTTLGGLGAIIMVATVVVPIMSSVGLGPLTVTGVFLMGISMGGLLNAGNWAVYRDVLQLPVDKIRSFALVMFCLTSLVGLAYTVVQLYREGHEFGRRRALVAVGALSLIVGIGAGWHWLPLPQRVSILNLLRAVGGALEFLIGGLMALAFATGLWRLRRARHTTGLAPFWGAYISPLVPLLLILLFNANFISAFVCGLVYTFVCAYRPGSVNVLVRSVLEGGAVVMPAVALMLGIGMLLNAIVGPAGAWQVHQGGEWPVLALLRPYMTRLVPSSPAAYVLFFGLAAPLALYRGPLNVWGMGYGLAAAFLASGMSSGAIMGVLMAVGQVQGISDPTNTHNVWLANHMGQDVQKVLWNTIPYSWGAAWLGLLAASVRFM; this comes from the coding sequence ATGGAAACCATCAGGATTGGATGCATTCTCTTTCTTTTCATAGTCTTTGCCGGAGCAATGTTCTTGCGCAAGCTTCCTGCGCTCATCTGCCTGCCCTGTATGGCTTTCCTCATACCACTTGTCGCCGGAGTCAACATTGCGGACGTGGTCCAGCTCGTCGTAGGTGAGGGGGCGCTACGACTCCACAATGCCTACTCAGTCGCATTGTTCGGGAGCATGCTCAGCGTCTTGCTGCAAAAGACGGGCGTAGCCGACAGTCTCATCAAGAAAGGGGCAGAGCTGGCCGGCGATAGCCCGTTGGTTGTGGCCCTCACCATGCTCGGGCTCATCACGCTGTTGTTTACCACATTGGGCGGTTTGGGCGCGATCATTATGGTGGCAACGGTGGTGGTGCCAATCATGTCTTCGGTAGGACTGGGCCCGCTCACAGTCACCGGAGTCTTCCTCATGGGCATCAGCATGGGAGGCCTGCTGAACGCAGGCAATTGGGCGGTTTATCGCGATGTGTTGCAGCTGCCGGTCGACAAGATCCGTTCCTTTGCGCTTGTCATGTTTTGCCTCACCAGCTTGGTGGGTTTGGCCTATACCGTTGTCCAGCTGTACCGCGAAGGGCACGAGTTCGGAAGACGCAGGGCGCTTGTCGCTGTCGGTGCCCTTTCTCTCATAGTAGGGATAGGCGCTGGTTGGCACTGGCTCCCGCTTCCTCAACGTGTCTCGATACTTAATCTCTTGCGCGCAGTCGGCGGGGCCCTTGAGTTCCTCATCGGTGGCTTAATGGCGCTCGCTTTCGCCACCGGGCTATGGAGACTTCGTCGCGCTCGGCATACAACAGGTCTGGCGCCTTTTTGGGGTGCCTACATTTCTCCATTGGTTCCCCTCCTTTTGATCCTCTTGTTCAACGCCAACTTCATTTCTGCCTTTGTGTGCGGACTAGTGTACACGTTCGTGTGTGCTTATCGGCCTGGTTCTGTCAATGTGCTGGTGCGCAGTGTGCTTGAGGGAGGGGCAGTGGTCATGCCTGCGGTGGCGCTGATGCTTGGCATTGGTATGCTGCTGAATGCTATCGTGGGGCCGGCCGGCGCATGGCAGGTGCACCAGGGGGGCGAGTGGCCTGTGCTGGCCCTGTTGCGGCCTTACATGACGCGCCTGGTCCCTTCCTCACCGGCAGCCTATGTGCTGTTTTTCGGTTTGGCTGCACCCCTTGCCTTGTATCGGGGTCCGCTGAACGTCTGGGGAATGGGCTATGGGCTTGCCGCGGCATTTCTTGCCAGCGGCATGTCATCAGGTGCGATTATGGGCGTCCTGATGGCTGTGGGGCAAGTACAGGGCATTAGCGACCCCACTAACACGCACAATGTTTGGCTTGCCAATCACATGGGGCAGGACGTACAGAAGGTGTTGTGGAACACCATCCCCTACTCGTGGGGTGCGGCTTGGCTTGGGCTGCTGGCAGCAAGTGTGCGGTTCATGTAG
- a CDS encoding TonB-dependent receptor, whose protein sequence is MVWRGLRSLCFICLVLGSVTSYAQFTGKITGQVVDAETGQVLVGANVVVAGTYLGAATDAKGWYVILNVPPGRHKLQVFYLGYAKVTVEGVEVRIDRTARVDVKLIPTVLDLGRSVTVTAERPIVEADKTASGVHYDSREVQTLPVEGLRNVLELAPGISRNPDGTISIRGGGAYEINYSVNGITSMVTNTGVPAYGTGGKSENSWKYDINPLAVAQMEVITGGFNAEYGNAQSGVVKVVTKEGGSRFSGALQVEYRPPGQYHWGDYLYSREQFEWRKWGVFENWLKEPQFKDPSGGVNVEEARRNYRLWVRNHTPADDNILGVYDYRKYPYTRYLFSFGGPLGKEANKMSFFLTGELKNNPTRLPTREKVQRLANYSIVLAFKPNSQHNFRFTTLYQHFYGGMGSGSEDVRWAGLWGSYGAKRKYTLIYDSPREESVFAQSLNYKHIFSSRAFLEATFTYQNEILYAYQTPTPGIDKDVQLHPNPADRQLEDRGPWNEKYREYYTWSSLYNQASLTRYYEARLNLTRQFRTTNLFKAGVEAWLMDQDYNASSSLCVAAFIWRTGFATNYKAKTWYAAAYVQDKLEFAGMVANIGMRIDAYNFGADVPKDKYNVFYPALGSPSIGTPAWERSRTFVSLSPRAGISFPIGDRTAFRIQYGHFRSMPTINQALDNQTYNGWGSYGNPNLKPKLSINYEVGVQQNLWDTHQLDVVTYYNDLKYQIAPVYIKASTGSQNKPGDLKGSYISYENSGYGSARGVEVSFANRPTGRWSYRLSYTLSQSNYGYHGVYLQAPDMTPELEQKYSYSASDYLSPEDRTHRLSGALTYTLPSGSGPRLFGVYPLAQTSIGLVVMVRSGLPYYWSPTYQYEHIVESNRRYPSESQTDLRAEKQVTLGPLAVTLGLRVLNLFDNQHLTPISDSEELNRWVLRSVTYADADDAPDRDVRRYNYFQVYRNIPRQVFVYAGIRF, encoded by the coding sequence ATGGTGTGGCGCGGACTACGAAGCCTGTGCTTCATCTGCCTTGTGCTTGGTTCGGTGACCAGCTACGCCCAGTTCACGGGCAAGATCACCGGACAGGTGGTAGATGCCGAAACGGGTCAGGTGTTGGTGGGGGCCAACGTGGTCGTGGCAGGTACGTACTTGGGCGCTGCCACCGATGCGAAGGGTTGGTATGTCATCCTCAATGTTCCCCCCGGACGCCACAAACTGCAAGTATTCTATCTCGGATATGCGAAGGTCACCGTTGAGGGCGTCGAGGTCAGGATCGACCGCACGGCGCGTGTGGACGTGAAGCTGATCCCCACGGTGCTGGACCTGGGTCGGTCAGTGACCGTAACCGCAGAGAGGCCGATTGTCGAGGCCGATAAAACGGCAAGCGGAGTCCACTACGACTCACGCGAGGTGCAGACACTTCCCGTTGAGGGGTTACGCAATGTCCTAGAGCTGGCTCCAGGCATAAGTCGCAATCCCGATGGCACGATCAGCATCCGCGGGGGAGGTGCCTACGAGATTAATTACTCCGTGAACGGCATCACCAGCATGGTGACGAACACGGGAGTACCTGCTTACGGCACGGGGGGCAAGTCAGAAAACAGCTGGAAGTACGATATCAACCCGCTGGCCGTTGCCCAGATGGAAGTGATTACGGGTGGTTTCAACGCCGAGTATGGCAACGCACAATCCGGCGTGGTGAAGGTCGTGACCAAAGAAGGCGGATCGCGCTTTTCCGGTGCTTTGCAGGTGGAGTATCGCCCGCCTGGTCAGTACCACTGGGGGGACTACCTCTATTCCCGGGAGCAGTTCGAATGGCGCAAGTGGGGTGTGTTTGAGAACTGGTTGAAGGAGCCGCAATTCAAGGACCCCAGTGGCGGGGTGAACGTCGAGGAGGCGCGGCGCAACTACAGGCTTTGGGTGCGCAATCACACCCCTGCAGATGACAACATCCTTGGGGTGTATGACTATCGCAAATACCCCTACACGCGGTACCTCTTCAGCTTCGGGGGGCCACTGGGTAAGGAAGCAAACAAGATGAGTTTCTTCCTCACGGGTGAGTTGAAGAACAACCCGACGCGCTTGCCTACCCGAGAGAAAGTGCAGCGCCTTGCAAACTATTCCATTGTCCTTGCCTTCAAACCAAATTCGCAGCACAATTTCAGGTTTACCACGCTCTATCAGCATTTCTATGGGGGCATGGGTTCTGGTTCGGAGGACGTACGATGGGCCGGTTTGTGGGGCAGCTATGGTGCCAAGCGCAAGTACACGCTCATCTACGATTCCCCGCGGGAAGAATCGGTCTTCGCCCAGAGCCTCAACTACAAGCACATTTTTTCGTCTCGCGCCTTCTTGGAGGCGACCTTCACCTACCAGAATGAGATCCTCTATGCATACCAGACGCCCACTCCGGGGATAGACAAAGACGTGCAGCTTCATCCGAATCCGGCGGATCGCCAGCTCGAGGACCGTGGGCCGTGGAACGAGAAGTACCGCGAGTACTACACGTGGTCAAGCCTTTACAACCAAGCCTCCCTCACGCGCTATTACGAAGCGCGCCTCAACCTCACGCGGCAGTTTCGTACGACTAACCTTTTCAAGGCAGGTGTAGAGGCATGGCTCATGGACCAGGACTACAATGCCTCCTCCTCGCTCTGCGTGGCGGCCTTTATTTGGCGCACGGGGTTTGCCACCAACTACAAAGCCAAGACCTGGTACGCCGCGGCATACGTCCAAGATAAACTGGAATTTGCCGGTATGGTGGCAAACATCGGCATGCGAATAGACGCTTACAATTTTGGCGCAGATGTCCCCAAGGACAAGTACAATGTGTTCTATCCTGCCCTCGGCAGTCCAAGCATTGGTACCCCCGCCTGGGAGCGCTCAAGAACCTTTGTCTCGCTGTCGCCCCGCGCGGGCATTTCCTTTCCCATCGGCGACCGGACGGCTTTCCGCATCCAATACGGCCATTTCCGTTCAATGCCCACTATCAATCAAGCACTGGACAATCAGACCTACAATGGCTGGGGTAGCTACGGGAACCCGAACCTAAAGCCGAAACTGAGCATCAACTACGAAGTGGGCGTGCAGCAGAATTTATGGGATACGCACCAGTTGGACGTTGTAACCTACTACAACGATCTTAAGTACCAAATTGCACCAGTGTACATCAAGGCCAGTACCGGGAGCCAGAATAAACCCGGGGACCTCAAGGGGAGCTACATCAGCTACGAGAACAGCGGCTACGGAAGTGCGCGTGGTGTGGAGGTGAGTTTCGCGAATCGCCCAACAGGAAGGTGGAGTTATCGTCTCTCGTATACGCTCAGCCAAAGCAACTACGGCTACCATGGGGTTTACCTTCAAGCACCGGACATGACTCCGGAGCTCGAGCAGAAATACAGCTATTCGGCGAGCGATTACCTTTCTCCGGAGGACCGCACGCACCGGTTAAGCGGGGCATTGACTTACACGCTCCCTTCCGGAAGCGGTCCGCGTCTGTTTGGCGTGTATCCTCTTGCTCAGACGTCAATAGGGCTCGTCGTTATGGTCCGGAGCGGCCTACCCTACTATTGGTCACCCACATATCAGTACGAACACATTGTGGAGTCGAACCGTCGTTACCCTAGCGAGTCGCAGACTGACCTTCGTGCGGAAAAGCAGGTTACCCTCGGTCCGCTGGCTGTCACGCTTGGCCTGCGGGTACTGAATCTTTTTGACAACCAGCATTTGACGCCGATTTCTGATTCGGAGGAGTTGAACCGCTGGGTACTGAGAAGTGTGACCTACGCTGACGCTGACGACGCCCCTGATCGGGATGTGCGTCGGTACAACTATTTCCAAGTGTACCGGAATATCCCCCGCCAAGTGTTCGTGTATGCGGGCATAAGGTTCTGA
- a CDS encoding family 10 glycosylhydrolase has product MWVAWAGSSVPAKERIAAIMDNVAAGGMNAVYVDVWRYGFPYFRSQVFRKLTGLYTDPALPEGRDVLAEMIAEGHRVGLHVHAWFEYGFVACQGSNDHLYRQRPDWFAKRRNGSILFNGEYQYKWLSHCNREAQQFLVSLCLEVARNYDVDGIQLDRIRYPELDCGYDEATVALYAAEHNGSPPPQNPADPQWMRWRANKLTSFVALLYDSLKQARPDLPVSSTPIVYPYGYDNFCQDWRPWFNEHHLDAISPQVYRATDAIYASELDLQLSHVLDRSYFYPGITSVFEQYLLPTEQLVSMIRITRGKGLRGHVVWFYDTLADDLPALAATVYQEPAGVPGMPTDWRQPSIIVNEDDSTVTRTGTWTNYTGIAGFRGGCLYTSASPEASIEYWATISHPGWYEVYAFIPYHWNAAREARYQVRYSQGVDTVVVNQGLASNARWYKLGDYHLAAGSSPVVRLTNESVGTRYLFADAVMLCNSNRAARLEAGARRSKGTQTSGTRFTLSSYPNPFRESTAIALQGGAPEGTLLCIVDVQGRCVARVQVKGGEGGSRTVRFHAGDLPSGIYFCLPGEPGKEAVVHKMVLLR; this is encoded by the coding sequence GTGTGGGTAGCGTGGGCAGGCTCGAGTGTCCCCGCCAAAGAAAGAATCGCGGCCATCATGGACAACGTCGCAGCCGGCGGCATGAACGCGGTGTACGTGGATGTGTGGCGGTATGGCTTTCCCTATTTCCGCAGTCAGGTGTTTCGGAAGCTGACGGGTTTGTACACGGATCCTGCACTGCCGGAGGGAAGAGACGTGCTTGCAGAAATGATCGCCGAGGGGCACCGAGTCGGCCTGCACGTTCACGCGTGGTTTGAGTACGGGTTTGTGGCCTGTCAGGGAAGCAATGACCATCTCTACCGGCAACGGCCCGACTGGTTCGCCAAGAGGCGCAACGGCAGCATACTGTTCAATGGTGAATATCAATACAAGTGGCTCAGCCATTGCAACCGGGAGGCGCAACAATTCCTGGTCTCCTTATGCCTGGAAGTCGCCCGTAACTATGACGTAGACGGCATCCAACTCGACAGAATCAGGTACCCAGAGTTGGACTGCGGGTATGACGAGGCCACGGTTGCCCTGTATGCAGCTGAGCACAACGGAAGCCCGCCGCCGCAAAACCCAGCTGACCCGCAGTGGATGAGGTGGCGTGCTAACAAGCTCACTTCGTTCGTCGCTCTTCTGTACGACTCGCTCAAGCAGGCGCGGCCAGACCTCCCAGTGAGCAGCACCCCAATCGTATACCCTTACGGGTATGACAACTTTTGTCAGGACTGGCGTCCATGGTTTAATGAGCACCACTTGGACGCAATTTCTCCGCAAGTCTATCGCGCCACCGACGCTATCTACGCCTCTGAACTCGACCTCCAACTGTCGCATGTGCTGGACAGGTCATACTTCTATCCGGGCATCACTTCGGTTTTCGAGCAGTACCTTTTGCCGACCGAACAGCTGGTGTCGATGATCCGAATAACCCGCGGCAAAGGTCTGCGAGGGCACGTGGTCTGGTTCTACGACACGCTTGCCGATGACCTGCCAGCCTTGGCTGCAACAGTCTATCAGGAACCGGCGGGGGTGCCGGGCATGCCGACAGATTGGCGCCAACCCTCTATCATCGTTAACGAGGACGATTCGACGGTAACGCGCACCGGGACTTGGACCAATTACACTGGAATCGCTGGATTTCGTGGCGGCTGTCTGTACACAAGCGCTAGCCCTGAGGCCTCAATTGAGTATTGGGCCACCATTTCGCACCCTGGGTGGTATGAGGTTTATGCGTTTATCCCCTACCACTGGAATGCGGCCAGGGAGGCTCGATACCAAGTGAGGTATTCACAAGGGGTGGACACAGTGGTGGTAAACCAAGGTCTCGCGAGCAACGCGCGATGGTACAAGCTAGGAGACTACCATTTGGCCGCCGGCAGCAGCCCTGTCGTCCGACTGACAAATGAAAGCGTGGGCACTCGCTACCTCTTTGCCGATGCCGTCATGCTATGCAATAGCAACCGCGCCGCCCGGCTGGAAGCTGGCGCGCGGCGATCAAAGGGAACGCAAACGAGTGGTACGCGCTTTACGCTGAGCAGCTATCCCAACCCTTTTCGTGAGAGCACCGCTATAGCACTCCAGGGAGGCGCACCAGAGGGGACGTTGCTATGCATTGTGGATGTCCAAGGGAGATGTGTGGCTCGAGTGCAAGTCAAGGGCGGAGAGGGGGGCAGTCGGACGGTGCGTTTTCATGCTGGAGATCTCCCCAGTGGTATCTACTTCTGTCTCCCCGGCGAGCCTGGAAAAGAGGCCGTGGTGCACAAGATGGTGTTGTTAAGGTAG
- a CDS encoding PorV/PorQ family protein: MPGAKWTLVLWVVGCVAATAQEFEKIGTTGFTFLEVPVSARVLALGEAGSALSDAGAEGIYCNPSAVAWQDARWELHLAHTSWYVGTTLQGVAVTWGRGKFGTIGFHVRHFDFGKMERTTNPTADQAGSYISLGTYSAGAYAVGFTYARALTDKFSFGGTIKYVRETIDVYSADNVVADLGFLYHTGFHTLRIGASLHNFGLDSKYAEEKFKMPQMLRMGLAVDVLASSARDNYLALMAEAAHPNDASERLHVGLEGGLGGVGVVRAGYKFGYADEGLCLGGGVRQKMYGMRLALDVAWMEHASLNTALLYSVAVEF; encoded by the coding sequence ATGCCGGGTGCAAAATGGACACTGGTGCTGTGGGTGGTTGGTTGTGTCGCCGCAACGGCGCAAGAGTTCGAAAAGATCGGCACCACCGGTTTTACCTTTCTTGAAGTGCCAGTCTCCGCCAGAGTGTTGGCGCTTGGCGAAGCAGGCTCGGCCCTCTCCGATGCCGGCGCGGAAGGCATTTATTGCAATCCTTCTGCCGTTGCCTGGCAGGATGCCCGTTGGGAACTGCACCTGGCCCACACCTCCTGGTACGTGGGGACTACGCTGCAGGGGGTGGCGGTGACCTGGGGGCGGGGTAAGTTCGGTACCATCGGTTTCCATGTGCGCCATTTCGATTTTGGCAAGATGGAGCGTACCACTAACCCGACTGCTGACCAGGCGGGTTCCTACATCAGTTTGGGAACCTATTCCGCCGGTGCTTATGCGGTGGGCTTTACTTATGCGCGTGCCCTCACTGACAAGTTTAGCTTTGGGGGCACGATCAAGTATGTGCGGGAAACGATCGACGTATACAGTGCAGACAATGTGGTGGCCGACCTTGGTTTCCTGTACCACACCGGTTTTCACACCTTGCGCATTGGTGCCTCGCTCCACAATTTTGGCTTGGACAGCAAGTATGCCGAGGAAAAGTTCAAGATGCCACAGATGCTGCGCATGGGGTTGGCGGTAGACGTGCTGGCTTCTTCTGCAAGGGACAACTATCTTGCGCTTATGGCAGAGGCCGCTCACCCCAACGACGCAAGCGAGCGGCTTCATGTAGGCTTGGAGGGGGGCCTTGGTGGGGTAGGGGTTGTTCGTGCCGGATACAAGTTTGGGTATGCGGACGAGGGACTTTGCCTTGGCGGCGGCGTGCGTCAGAAAATGTATGGGATGCGTCTGGCGCTGGACGTTGCGTGGATGGAACACGCAAGTCTGAACACCGCGCTTCTGTATTCGGTAGCAGTGGAGTTTTGA
- a CDS encoding T9SS type A sorting domain-containing protein has translation MARLVSFVFALHLPIVLMAQYPVRWATSRYMNPASDVTRSLAYRRQTDHVLVATRRWGVGIVALNAATGDSVGTLDTQIVGGGTYPINMVAVAEDGTIYASNLCAPLYTPGARVRIYRYADEAAPPELVFDDPLDGGRYGDSFAAIGGGVPRYVYISGMGNQKIAVLRDDGGSTLALDHYIPLPMPGAARHGISPTAPHGPVWINGADVGFPPPQLIADDGTVIAVVPDTLASRGGTSTILHMILGKYRLIALTNAWALSVRCVRYFEDELGTITFDYFGANSDSIPLLYNGTTFVNNVNATNSLAYDSKRHSLLTLFGFNSIASLSLDSLLKASTPRSEEMTVTIDGKNDFFPTDRVGRSNGRDMYLTWSAGKVFIGITQHTLVDPSLTNRLYVAFDTDPYGAGGSASPPEDAGGVAALPFLADVVYMVESWNQPDYMVGNIYKWDGTRWTHTQFDGNMASQGALAYADEGPDRLAELAAIRNAAGLGTAFTSLSIMAYVAQSGAGGEVLCAFPEVNPVGRGVGFTHYFFVDSLGSGMFPTDTAHVHVRSRPTGVSGDKGTPMVPACHQLAQNHPNPFNPSTQISYVLAQQGRVRLEIFDLQGRVVQTVFEGRQEAGSHRVTVQGSLLSSGVYLYRLSVDGREVATRKMVVVR, from the coding sequence ATGGCGCGGCTCGTGAGTTTTGTCTTTGCCCTTCACCTGCCGATTGTACTAATGGCTCAATACCCGGTGAGGTGGGCCACTTCGCGGTATATGAACCCGGCCAGCGATGTTACGCGCTCGCTGGCGTATCGCCGGCAGACCGATCATGTGCTAGTGGCCACGCGCAGGTGGGGTGTTGGAATTGTTGCTTTGAATGCTGCAACCGGCGACTCGGTAGGAACGCTGGACACACAGATTGTCGGCGGAGGGACGTACCCCATCAACATGGTCGCCGTCGCCGAAGATGGTACCATATATGCCTCCAATCTGTGCGCGCCGCTCTATACGCCGGGAGCACGTGTGCGCATCTACCGCTATGCAGATGAAGCAGCCCCGCCCGAGCTTGTTTTCGATGACCCGCTGGACGGTGGTCGTTACGGGGATTCCTTTGCCGCCATTGGCGGTGGAGTGCCGCGTTACGTCTACATCTCCGGTATGGGCAATCAGAAGATAGCGGTTCTGCGGGACGATGGCGGCTCCACGCTGGCACTGGACCACTACATCCCACTGCCAATGCCCGGTGCGGCACGCCACGGGATATCGCCCACTGCACCACATGGGCCAGTGTGGATCAACGGGGCTGATGTTGGCTTTCCCCCTCCCCAGCTCATCGCGGACGACGGCACGGTGATCGCCGTGGTCCCGGACACGTTGGCCTCCAGAGGCGGGACCTCCACAATTTTGCACATGATCCTGGGCAAATATCGGCTCATCGCCCTCACCAACGCTTGGGCGCTGTCCGTTCGCTGCGTGCGCTACTTCGAGGATGAGCTCGGTACCATCACCTTCGACTATTTCGGTGCCAATTCTGACTCCATCCCTTTGCTTTACAATGGGACTACGTTTGTCAACAATGTCAATGCAACCAATTCGCTTGCCTATGACAGCAAGCGCCATTCGCTTCTCACGCTCTTTGGTTTCAATAGCATCGCCTCTCTTAGTCTTGATTCGCTCCTCAAAGCCAGCACACCTCGTTCGGAAGAGATGACGGTGACCATCGACGGCAAGAACGACTTTTTCCCCACCGATCGGGTGGGGCGAAGCAACGGCAGGGATATGTACCTGACCTGGTCTGCGGGCAAGGTGTTTATCGGCATCACGCAGCACACGCTGGTCGATCCTAGTCTGACAAATCGTTTGTATGTTGCCTTTGACACCGATCCGTACGGGGCCGGCGGCTCAGCCTCGCCTCCTGAAGATGCGGGTGGCGTGGCAGCGCTCCCTTTCCTCGCAGATGTGGTGTACATGGTGGAATCGTGGAACCAGCCAGATTACATGGTGGGAAACATCTACAAATGGGACGGAACCCGCTGGACGCACACCCAATTCGACGGCAACATGGCCTCCCAAGGTGCACTCGCCTATGCGGATGAAGGGCCGGATCGACTGGCAGAACTGGCGGCGATCAGGAACGCCGCCGGCCTTGGAACCGCCTTTACCAGCCTCAGTATCATGGCGTATGTGGCGCAGAGCGGTGCCGGTGGGGAAGTGCTTTGCGCCTTCCCGGAGGTCAACCCAGTGGGACGAGGTGTTGGATTCACGCACTACTTCTTTGTTGACAGTCTGGGCAGCGGAATGTTCCCCACTGACACGGCTCATGTCCATGTGAGGAGCCGACCGACGGGTGTGAGCGGTGACAAAGGAACGCCGATGGTCCCTGCGTGCCACCAGCTGGCGCAGAACCATCCGAATCCATTCAATCCGAGCACGCAGATCTCGTATGTTCTCGCCCAGCAAGGGAGAGTACGGCTGGAAATCTTTGACCTCCAGGGGCGCGTGGTTCAAACAGTGTTCGAAGGGAGGCAGGAGGCCGGGTCGCACCGCGTAACTGTCCAAGGCAGTTTGCTAAGCTCTGGCGTATATTTGTACCGACTGAGTGTGGACGGGAGGGAGGTGGCGACCAGAAAGATGGTGGTGGTCCGTTGA
- a CDS encoding FAD-dependent oxidoreductase, which yields MRSVGQVRQPDTRFSNTERRRCLETDVLVVGASTGGVCAAIQAARLGVKVLLVEETPWLGGMLTAAGVSAVDGNHMLPSGLWGEFRAHLYDHYGGPEGVATGWVSNTCFEPHVGERIFFYMVAAEPNIKVVHGYWPTDVLCAQGRVRGVRFANDRGELLTALATITIDATEYGDVLAGAGCAYDVGRDARSDTEEPGAPEVPDPYIQDLTYVAILKDYGQTLSRGVRPPKGYDEQLYLGTCRELGGEQTDVPDCERMLCYGRLPCNKFMINWPHHGNDCYLNVVELPRAARQRLLQQAKRITLGWIHFVQKALGWRHLGLADDEFPTRDRLPLIPYNRETRRLRGVVRLTTLDLVDPYNDARRPLYKTAVAVGDYPLDHHHGRCPIKIEEQFPQIPAFAVPYGCLVPSEVEGLLVAEKTISVTHLVNGCTRLQPVVMLVGQAAGAAAALCVLQRSEPRQLHLRTLQRVLLDHDCYLLPFTDCPGAHPYFAAVQRVAVCGLMRGKPKPDGWANQFLFLPDEPVPLDVAQEAIANIPLQSDPSTVLSSFATERILTRAGALQVMWKAAGEPLPVTGCAADFYGLQKETRLALAVARERRWLSENILSSWRRLEDPITRAEFAGLVDAVFDPFASISVQIVPEARS from the coding sequence GTGCGAAGCGTAGGACAGGTGAGGCAACCAGACACAAGATTTTCCAATACCGAACGCAGACGGTGCCTGGAAACAGACGTCTTGGTGGTGGGGGCCAGTACCGGTGGGGTGTGCGCAGCCATCCAGGCCGCACGGCTTGGGGTGAAGGTCCTCCTCGTGGAAGAGACTCCCTGGCTGGGGGGGATGCTGACGGCTGCAGGAGTGAGCGCGGTAGACGGCAATCACATGCTGCCCTCTGGGTTGTGGGGCGAATTCCGCGCACACCTCTATGACCACTACGGGGGCCCAGAGGGGGTCGCCACTGGGTGGGTCAGTAACACCTGCTTTGAGCCTCACGTGGGAGAGAGGATTTTTTTCTATATGGTGGCGGCCGAACCGAACATTAAAGTGGTGCACGGGTACTGGCCGACAGATGTCCTGTGCGCCCAGGGGCGCGTGCGCGGGGTACGGTTTGCAAATGACCGCGGTGAGCTATTGACGGCGCTGGCCACAATCACCATTGATGCCACCGAATACGGTGATGTATTGGCAGGTGCCGGCTGCGCCTACGATGTGGGACGCGACGCGCGTTCGGACACGGAAGAACCGGGCGCACCCGAGGTGCCTGATCCCTACATCCAGGACCTCACGTACGTAGCCATCCTGAAGGACTATGGGCAGACCTTGAGTCGTGGCGTAAGGCCACCCAAGGGTTACGATGAACAGCTCTACCTGGGTACATGCCGGGAGCTGGGCGGGGAACAAACCGATGTGCCTGACTGCGAGCGCATGCTCTGCTACGGTCGGCTGCCCTGCAACAAGTTCATGATTAACTGGCCGCACCACGGCAACGATTGTTACCTCAATGTGGTTGAACTCCCACGGGCCGCTCGCCAACGCCTTCTTCAGCAGGCGAAAAGGATTACGTTGGGATGGATTCATTTTGTTCAGAAGGCCCTTGGGTGGCGGCACCTAGGCCTAGCGGACGATGAGTTTCCAACTCGTGATCGCCTGCCTTTGATCCCTTACAATCGCGAGACGCGACGACTGCGTGGCGTGGTCCGCTTGACGACCCTGGACCTGGTAGACCCATACAACGATGCACGCAGACCTCTCTACAAGACAGCAGTCGCGGTAGGGGACTACCCGCTTGACCACCACCATGGTCGCTGTCCGATCAAGATCGAGGAACAATTCCCTCAAATCCCCGCTTTTGCCGTGCCGTACGGGTGCTTGGTCCCCAGCGAAGTAGAAGGGCTGCTGGTAGCGGAAAAGACGATTTCGGTGACCCACCTGGTGAACGGGTGTACAAGGTTGCAACCGGTGGTAATGTTGGTGGGGCAGGCTGCGGGTGCGGCTGCTGCACTATGTGTTCTTCAACGGTCCGAGCCCCGGCAGCTACATCTGCGTACCTTGCAGAGAGTGCTCCTGGATCATGATTGCTACCTCCTGCCTTTCACCGACTGTCCTGGCGCGCACCCCTATTTCGCCGCAGTGCAACGGGTAGCAGTGTGTGGTTTGATGCGCGGCAAACCCAAGCCGGATGGTTGGGCAAATCAGTTCCTTTTCTTGCCCGACGAGCCCGTGCCGCTCGATGTAGCTCAGGAGGCGATAGCTAATATTCCACTTCAGTCCGACCCCAGCACCGTCCTATCCTCTTTTGCCACGGAGCGTATTCTGACTCGGGCTGGTGCGCTCCAGGTCATGTGGAAGGCGGCTGGTGAGCCGCTTCCGGTAACTGGTTGCGCGGCCGACTTCTACGGCCTGCAAAAGGAGACTCGCCTCGCACTTGCCGTCGCGCGGGAACGGAGGTGGCTATCCGAGAATATTCTCTCTTCATGGCGGAGATTGGAAGACCCGATTACCCGCGCTGAGTTTGCCGGTCTTGTCGATGCAGTTTTCGATCCCTTCGCTTCCATTTCCGTCCAAATAGTCCCCGAGGCTCGCTCTTAG